A region of Campylobacter armoricus DNA encodes the following proteins:
- a CDS encoding acylneuraminate cytidylyltransferase family protein, whose product MDNILCTICARGGSKGVKNKNIRKINDLELIAYSIIQAKNSKLFEHIVISTDSDEIAKVALKYGGEVFFKRDKELSSDNAAKLPAIRDCLLKSEKYYNKEFKTIIDLDASAPLRNSKDICKAYELFKQEKKSNLITATPARRNPYFNLIEIYDNEISTSKKGNFTTRQSSPKCYDMNASIYIFEKNRLLNSDSVFGSDTSLYVMDEKTAFDIDSELDFEIVEFLIKKANLKQEDF is encoded by the coding sequence ATGGATAATATTTTATGCACTATTTGTGCAAGAGGTGGAAGTAAAGGCGTCAAAAATAAAAATATAAGAAAAATTAATGATTTAGAATTAATTGCTTATAGTATAATCCAAGCTAAAAATTCCAAACTTTTTGAACATATAGTAATTAGTACAGATAGTGATGAAATTGCTAAAGTTGCTTTAAAGTATGGCGGAGAGGTTTTTTTTAAAAGAGATAAAGAGTTATCATCTGATAATGCGGCAAAATTACCAGCAATACGAGATTGTTTGTTAAAAAGTGAAAAATACTACAATAAAGAATTTAAAACCATAATAGATCTTGATGCTTCTGCACCTTTGCGAAATAGTAAAGATATTTGTAAAGCCTATGAGCTTTTTAAACAAGAAAAAAAGTCCAATCTAATCACAGCTACTCCTGCAAGACGCAATCCTTATTTTAATCTTATAGAAATTTATGACAATGAAATAAGCACAAGTAAAAAAGGAAATTTCACTACGCGTCAAAGTAGTCCAAAATGTTATGATATGAATGCTAGTATTTATATATTTGAGAAAAATAGACTTTTAAATAGCGATAGTGTTTTTGGTTCTGATACAAGTTTATATGTAATGGATGAAAAAACAGCCTTTGATATAGATAGTGAGCTTGATTTTGAAATAGTAGAATTTTTAATCAAAAAGGCTAATTTAAAACAGGAAGATTTTTAA
- a CDS encoding motility associated factor glycosyltransferase family protein → MSILENNINALFDYNLKEQLKKVNQAYQIVQGDDNLDINIIDGGGDRLYDKPLEELNKTLNLYNDKYLLYPILFFYGFGNGILYKALLQNKNHKLILVFESDIRLIYTIFSILDFSKELKEGRLLLINPKKITKYDLKVLCSNNYIFNFLRTYFLEIHCNYYDGRYQEEILKLNSLIQEVIKESIFSHGNSPVDYLQGIEHFICNIPKMVCNLSYKELLNKRKNLSDTAIIVSTGPSLTKQLTLLKQYQSKASIFCADSAYPILAKANIKPDYVFSLERTDFTSEFFNHDFGEFDKDILFIVKSVVHPNTIKYLENKQTIGSRICVVSNPSNFIVNVKLNHFGYFGMGASVAHMAYTLAFNLGHKNIILIGQDLAYNDIGESHPKDYQHTSRYESDLYNYEDTLAYGGNSLVKTHCIWLWFKSILEDLISKNHISITYNCTEGGVRINGTIEEPFARVCEKLLKKDLDKSFPKLSNLSINKQNELLLKAYYRINKDIQNCEKLSKDFNYELKSISNDINLIKHENNKKLLESIMHKINMIKIKVESLLMYSLCEVLNPLIRQFELNLARIYVLNPKTPEDSHNKSMLWIKEHLNWIQLIIAHIDSQKEVLQKSIVLTKDELIKRGFINLIEKIEQRILKGL, encoded by the coding sequence ATGAGTATTTTAGAAAATAACATTAATGCATTGTTCGATTATAATTTAAAAGAACAATTAAAAAAAGTAAATCAAGCTTATCAAATAGTGCAAGGTGATGACAATTTAGATATAAATATCATAGACGGGGGGGGGGATAGGCTTTATGATAAGCCACTAGAAGAATTAAATAAAACATTAAATTTATACAATGATAAGTATCTTTTATATCCTATTTTATTTTTTTATGGTTTTGGAAATGGAATTTTATATAAAGCTCTTTTGCAAAATAAAAACCATAAATTGATATTAGTTTTTGAATCTGATATAAGACTTATTTATACTATATTTAGCATTCTAGATTTCTCCAAAGAGTTAAAAGAAGGTAGATTGTTACTAATCAACCCAAAAAAAATAACCAAATATGATTTAAAAGTTTTGTGTTCTAATAATTATATATTTAACTTTTTAAGGACTTATTTTTTAGAAATACATTGTAATTATTATGATGGCAGGTATCAGGAAGAAATTTTAAAACTGAATTCTTTAATACAAGAAGTGATTAAAGAAAGTATATTTTCTCATGGAAATTCTCCTGTAGATTATTTACAAGGCATTGAGCATTTTATTTGCAATATACCAAAGATGGTGTGTAATTTAAGCTATAAAGAATTATTAAATAAAAGAAAAAATTTAAGCGATACAGCTATCATAGTCTCAACAGGACCTAGCTTAACCAAGCAACTTACACTTTTAAAACAATACCAAAGCAAAGCTAGTATATTTTGTGCTGATAGTGCTTATCCTATACTTGCAAAAGCAAATATCAAACCTGATTATGTTTTTTCGCTTGAGAGAACCGATTTTACAAGTGAATTTTTTAATCACGACTTTGGTGAATTTGATAAAGATATTTTATTTATTGTAAAATCTGTAGTTCATCCAAATACTATTAAATATTTAGAAAATAAACAGACTATAGGGAGTAGGATATGTGTAGTTTCTAATCCTTCTAATTTTATTGTTAATGTAAAGCTTAATCATTTTGGATATTTTGGAATGGGAGCTAGTGTAGCTCATATGGCATATACTTTAGCTTTTAATTTAGGTCATAAAAACATTATACTAATAGGACAAGATTTAGCTTATAATGATATTGGGGAATCACATCCTAAAGATTATCAACATACATCAAGATATGAAAGTGATTTATATAATTATGAGGATACTTTAGCTTATGGTGGAAATAGTTTAGTAAAAACACATTGCATTTGGCTTTGGTTTAAAAGTATATTAGAAGATTTAATATCTAAAAATCATATTTCTATTACTTATAATTGCACGGAAGGAGGAGTAAGAATTAATGGAACTATAGAAGAACCTTTTGCAAGGGTATGTGAAAAATTACTAAAAAAAGATTTAGATAAATCTTTTCCTAAGCTTTCAAATTTAAGTATAAATAAACAAAATGAGTTATTATTAAAAGCATATTATAGAATAAATAAAGATATACAAAATTGTGAAAAATTAAGTAAAGATTTTAATTACGAACTCAAATCAATATCAAATGATATCAATTTGATAAAACATGAAAATAATAAAAAATTATTAGAAAGTATTATGCATAAAATAAACATGATTAAAATAAAAGTAGAAAGTTTATTAATGTATAGTTTATGTGAGGTGCTTAATCCTTTAATCAGACAATTTGAATTAAATTTAGCAAGAATCTATGTGTTAAATCCAAAAACACCAGAAGATAGCCATAATAAATCAATGTTATGGATAAAAGAACATTTAAATTGGATACAACTTATTATAGCTCATATAGATTCTCAAAAAGAAGTTTTACAAAAAAGCATAGTATTAACAAAAGATGAACTTATAAAAAGAGGGTTTATAAATTTAATAGAAAAAATTGAACAAAGAATTTTGAAAGGTTTATAA
- a CDS encoding HU family DNA-binding protein, translating into MTKADFISQVAQTSGLTKKDATAATDAVIATITEVLAKGDSISFIGFGTFSVAERAAREARVPSTGAKIKIPATKVAKFKVGKNLKDAVAAAKTAKKAKK; encoded by the coding sequence ATGACTAAAGCAGATTTTATTTCTCAAGTTGCTCAAACTTCAGGGCTAACTAAAAAAGATGCTACTGCAGCTACTGATGCAGTAATCGCTACTATTACTGAAGTATTAGCTAAAGGTGATAGCATTAGTTTCATCGGTTTTGGTACATTTTCTGTGGCTGAAAGAGCTGCTAGAGAAGCTAGAGTGCCAAGTACTGGTGCTAAAATCAAAATTCCTGCTACTAAAGTTGCTAAATTTAAAGTAGGTAAAAACCTTAAAGATGCAGTTGCTGCTGCTAAAACTGCTAAAAAAGCTAAAAAATAA
- a CDS encoding Gfo/Idh/MocA family oxidoreductase — protein MKALIIGFGSIGKKHFLALKELGYEVDIVSKTYKQRNFFHISEVNLKEYDLFIIANITTEHFKTLKFIDENVKDKIILVEKPLFEKYKKFIPSLNNQIYIAYLLRFNPLVKDLKSIVQNDQDIYFAKFVCSSYLPNWRNCDYRQNYSAKKELGGGVLLDLSHEIDLTFYFFNHLKLLYSQNLKISELKINSDDFAFLALKAKKKLIHIRLDYFSKFIKREIVFCSKEKSYKADLILNQLFIFDKNGLTEEKKYENDTINTLKNMHKAILKKDENLCTLNEAFKVLKLCDKVKNG, from the coding sequence ATGAAAGCTTTAATCATAGGATTTGGAAGTATAGGTAAAAAGCATTTTTTAGCCTTAAAAGAGCTTGGATATGAAGTTGATATAGTTTCTAAAACTTATAAGCAAAGAAATTTTTTTCATATAAGTGAAGTAAATTTAAAAGAATATGATTTATTTATCATAGCAAATATAACAACAGAGCATTTTAAAACTTTAAAATTCATAGATGAAAATGTAAAAGATAAAATCATTTTGGTTGAAAAACCCTTATTTGAAAAATATAAAAAATTCATACCTAGTCTCAATAATCAAATTTACATAGCTTATCTTTTAAGGTTTAATCCCTTGGTGAAAGATTTAAAAAGCATAGTGCAAAATGATCAAGATATTTATTTTGCCAAATTTGTTTGTTCTTCATATTTGCCAAATTGGAGAAATTGTGATTATAGACAAAATTATAGTGCTAAAAAAGAATTAGGTGGAGGGGTTTTGCTAGATTTATCTCATGAGATTGATTTAACTTTTTATTTTTTTAATCATTTAAAACTTTTGTATAGTCAAAATTTAAAAATTTCAGAGCTTAAAATAAATAGTGATGATTTTGCTTTTTTAGCTTTAAAAGCTAAGAAAAAGTTAATTCATATAAGACTTGATTATTTTTCTAAATTTATTAAACGAGAAATTGTATTTTGCTCTAAAGAAAAATCTTACAAAGCTGATTTGATTTTAAATCAATTATTTATTTTTGATAAAAATGGTTTAACGGAAGAAAAAAAATACGAAAATGATACAATCAATACTTTAAAAAATATGCACAAAGCAATTTTAAAAAAAGATGAAAATTTATGCACTTTAAATGAAGCTTTTAAAGTATTGAAATTATGCGATAAGGTTAAAAATGGATAA
- a CDS encoding nucleotidyltransferase family protein — protein MSIERLKLTKNASIQEALKVIGNERVRIALVVENNKFLGVISDSNIRRALLSGGNLSDSIEAIYTKNSLTIKESTSKEELLKLASQTDIYDFPVLNDKNEVIAIKSIASILKEKSFENEVVLMVGGLGSRLGELTKNTPKPMLKVGKKPILENIVLNFKKQGFKKFIFCVNYKKEVICDYFQNGKNLGIEISYIKEKQKLGTAGALSLIKDMKDSFVVMNGDILTKLDFEQLIKEHKKSKAMMSVVLREFEFQIPYGVVKISNNIIKDIKEKPVQNFLVSAGIYVLEPQVLKYIEKNAYLDMPNLIKLLLDKKLKINSYVLQDYWIDIGRLEEYEKAVVDFQ, from the coding sequence ATGAGTATAGAAAGACTAAAACTTACTAAAAATGCAAGCATACAAGAGGCTTTAAAAGTTATAGGTAATGAGCGTGTTAGAATAGCCTTGGTGGTAGAAAATAATAAATTCTTGGGTGTAATTAGTGATTCTAATATTAGAAGAGCTTTATTAAGTGGTGGAAACCTTAGTGATAGTATAGAGGCTATTTATACTAAAAATTCATTAACTATAAAAGAAAGCACAAGCAAGGAAGAGCTTTTAAAATTAGCTAGTCAAACTGATATTTATGATTTTCCTGTTTTAAACGATAAAAATGAAGTCATAGCTATAAAATCCATTGCTTCAATTCTCAAAGAAAAAAGCTTTGAAAACGAAGTGGTGTTGATGGTAGGAGGTCTTGGAAGTAGATTAGGTGAGCTTACTAAGAATACCCCAAAACCTATGTTAAAAGTAGGCAAAAAGCCTATACTTGAAAATATTGTTTTAAATTTCAAAAAACAAGGTTTTAAAAAATTTATTTTTTGTGTAAATTACAAAAAAGAAGTTATTTGTGATTATTTTCAAAATGGTAAGAACCTTGGCATTGAAATTTCTTACATTAAAGAAAAACAAAAACTTGGCACAGCTGGGGCTTTATCTTTAATAAAAGATATGAAAGATTCGTTTGTTGTGATGAATGGAGATATTCTAACTAAACTTGATTTTGAACAACTTATCAAAGAGCATAAAAAAAGTAAAGCGATGATGAGCGTTGTACTTAGAGAATTTGAATTTCAAATTCCTTATGGTGTTGTAAAAATTTCTAATAATATTATAAAAGATATAAAAGAAAAACCTGTGCAAAATTTTTTAGTTAGCGCGGGAATTTATGTATTAGAACCACAAGTTTTAAAATATATTGAAAAAAATGCATATTTGGATATGCCTAATTTAATCAAACTATTATTAGATAAAAAGTTAAAAATAAATTCTTATGTATTGCAAGATTATTGGATTGATATAGGAAGACTTGAAGAGTATGAAAAGGCGGTTGTAGATTTTCAATGA
- the ptmA gene encoding flagellin modification protein PtmA, with translation MIKDKVIFIIGACGRIGSALSKACLEHNGKIIIADINEEGLFRLALKLNNKERILSKKIDINDQKAIENCLKEAVLKFGKIDAFVNCAYPCSKDWGKIEYYEASYEQICESLNLHLASFIFIANIMVKFFKKQGFGNIINLSSIMGVYAPKFENYKGTSMQSSLEYSVIKAGINHLGVWLAKELFNTNIRVNSVAFGGIKDNQPQVFLDAYRKCCASKGMLDANDVCGTLLFLMSDYSKFITGQTIIVDDGWGL, from the coding sequence ATGATTAAAGATAAAGTAATATTTATAATAGGAGCATGTGGTCGCATAGGGAGTGCTTTAAGCAAAGCGTGTTTAGAGCATAATGGAAAAATTATTATTGCAGATATTAATGAGGAGGGATTATTTCGCTTAGCATTAAAATTAAACAATAAAGAACGCATTTTAAGCAAAAAAATCGACATAAATGATCAAAAAGCAATTGAGAATTGCTTAAAAGAAGCTGTTTTAAAATTTGGAAAAATTGATGCTTTTGTTAATTGTGCTTATCCTTGCAGTAAAGACTGGGGTAAGATTGAATATTATGAGGCAAGTTATGAGCAAATTTGTGAGAGTTTGAATTTACATTTGGCTAGTTTTATTTTTATAGCTAATATAATGGTAAAATTTTTTAAAAAGCAAGGTTTTGGAAATATCATCAATCTTAGTTCAATTATGGGTGTATATGCACCTAAATTTGAAAATTATAAAGGAACTTCCATGCAAAGTTCTTTAGAATATAGTGTTATAAAAGCGGGTATTAACCATCTTGGCGTTTGGCTTGCCAAGGAGCTTTTTAATACAAATATAAGAGTAAATAGCGTAGCCTTTGGTGGTATAAAAGACAATCAGCCTCAAGTTTTTTTAGATGCTTATAGAAAGTGTTGTGCCTCTAAAGGTATGCTAGATGCTAATGATGTGTGTGGAACTTTGTTGTTTTTAATGTCTGATTATTCTAAATTTATAACAGGACAAACTATAATAGTAGATGATGGATGGGGGCTTTGA
- a CDS encoding glycosyltransferase family 2 protein has product MSQISIILPTHNVEKYIARALDSCINQSFKDIEIIVVDDCGNDKSIDIAKEYASKDKRIKIIHNQENLGTFASRNIGVLNAKSDFIMFLDPDDYLELNTYKLGFEKIKNADIVVFDAYVHRVKLKKFYRFKQDELFKKEEFLEFLLEQKHFCWSVWAKIYKKDLILKSFEYINFKEKLCYGEDVLFNYINFMLSESFFVSKECIYRYEFNENGRYENKNKEILLQNYKDKKIGFKLIKRISSNFNHKEFNEKLLEILKIETLGLKNRILNFKLS; this is encoded by the coding sequence ATGAGTCAAATTTCCATCATACTCCCAACTCATAATGTAGAAAAATATATAGCTAGAGCATTAGATAGTTGTATAAATCAAAGCTTTAAAGATATAGAAATCATTGTAGTAGATGATTGTGGAAATGATAAAAGCATAGATATAGCAAAAGAATATGCTAGTAAAGATAAAAGAATAAAAATTATTCATAATCAAGAGAATTTAGGGACCTTTGCTAGTAGAAATATAGGTGTATTAAATGCAAAGTCAGATTTTATAATGTTTTTAGATCCTGATGATTATTTAGAGTTAAATACCTACAAACTTGGATTTGAAAAAATCAAAAATGCGGATATAGTAGTGTTTGATGCTTATGTTCATAGAGTTAAATTAAAAAAATTTTATAGGTTTAAGCAAGATGAGCTTTTTAAAAAAGAGGAATTTTTAGAATTTTTACTTGAGCAAAAGCATTTTTGCTGGAGTGTTTGGGCAAAAATATATAAAAAAGATTTGATTTTAAAAAGTTTTGAATACATTAACTTTAAAGAAAAACTTTGCTATGGAGAAGATGTGCTTTTTAACTATATAAATTTTATGTTAAGCGAGAGTTTTTTTGTGTCAAAAGAATGTATTTATCGTTATGAATTTAATGAAAATGGTAGATATGAAAACAAAAATAAAGAAATTTTACTTCAAAATTATAAAGATAAAAAAATAGGTTTTAAACTTATAAAAAGGATTTCAAGTAATTTTAATCATAAAGAATTTAATGAAAAACTACTTGAAATTTTAAAAATAGAAACTTTGGGATTAAAAAATAGAATTCTTAATTTTAAATTATCTTGA
- the waaF gene encoding lipopolysaccharide heptosyltransferase II — MNIFINLPTWLGDAVMASSAIYAIKEKYPKAKFTFYGSFVSTELFKRFENTQILVEHKKQRYKQILKARKSFGKFDLAFSFRSAFSSKIILNLIKAKKRFYFDKNILKEEHQVLKYLNFIEKALNFKATSNSLKLPIKEKSTQKILGINPGAHFGSAKRWEANYFARVAKEFSSTHQILIFGVESEREICDEIEHFLLKEGIKAKNLCGKTSIYTLCKNISMLDLLITNDSGPMHIGAVYGVKTVAIFGSTKFSQTSPWQENAKIAHLNLACMPCMQKVCPLKHHKCMKDLKPELVINLAKNLLGV, encoded by the coding sequence ATGAATATTTTTATCAATCTTCCTACATGGCTTGGTGATGCGGTGATGGCTAGTTCGGCTATTTATGCTATCAAAGAAAAATATCCTAAAGCTAAATTTACTTTTTATGGTTCTTTTGTGAGTACAGAGCTTTTTAAGCGTTTTGAAAATACTCAAATTTTAGTAGAACATAAAAAGCAAAGATACAAACAAATTTTAAAAGCCAGAAAAAGCTTTGGCAAATTTGATTTAGCTTTTTCATTTCGTTCAGCATTTTCAAGTAAGATCATTTTAAATCTAATCAAAGCAAAAAAAAGATTTTATTTTGATAAAAATATTCTAAAAGAAGAACACCAAGTTTTAAAATACTTAAATTTCATAGAAAAAGCCTTAAATTTTAAAGCCACTTCAAATTCTTTAAAACTTCCTATAAAAGAAAAATCAACTCAAAAAATTTTAGGTATAAATCCAGGTGCGCATTTTGGAAGTGCGAAAAGATGGGAAGCAAATTATTTTGCAAGGGTAGCAAAAGAATTTAGCTCCACACACCAAATTTTAATCTTTGGAGTAGAGAGTGAGAGAGAAATTTGTGATGAAATTGAGCATTTTCTTTTAAAAGAAGGCATAAAAGCAAAAAATCTTTGTGGTAAAACTAGCATTTATACTTTATGTAAAAATATTTCTATGCTTGATTTACTCATCACAAACGATAGTGGTCCTATGCATATAGGTGCAGTTTATGGGGTGAAAACAGTGGCTATTTTTGGCTCGACTAAATTCAGTCAAACATCACCTTGGCAAGAAAATGCCAAAATAGCTCATTTAAATTTAGCTTGTATGCCTTGTATGCAAAAGGTTTGTCCTTTAAAACACCACAAATGTATGAAAGATTTAAAACCTGAATTAGTGATAAATCTAGCAAAAAATCTTTTAGGAGTATAA
- the cysK gene encoding cysteine synthase A translates to MSIFNSILDCIGNTPIISLKEFAPNLYGKCEYLNPSHSIKDRAAMEMIKQALSSGKINQETTIVEATSGNTGIALAMICASLKLKLIIAMPESMSIERRKMMSFFGAKLELTQASKGMQGALDRANELLSEIPNSFMVSQFENINNKNAHKKNTALELIKDLPDLDIFIAGFGTGGTISGVGEILKEHNPNVKIIAIEPATSALLSQNFTSSHKIQGIGANFIPKILNQEIIDEIACVSNEDAINTALELGRNGIMVGISSGANVYIAKKIALENPNKKVLTMLNDTAERYLSTDLFINL, encoded by the coding sequence ATGTCAATTTTTAATAGTATCTTAGACTGCATAGGCAATACTCCAATAATTTCTTTAAAAGAATTTGCACCAAATCTTTATGGTAAATGTGAATACTTAAATCCTAGTCATTCTATAAAAGATAGAGCTGCTATGGAAATGATTAAGCAAGCATTAAGTAGTGGTAAAATCAACCAAGAAACAACTATCGTAGAAGCTACAAGCGGAAATACCGGTATAGCTTTGGCTATGATATGTGCTAGTTTAAAATTAAAGCTTATCATTGCTATGCCTGAATCTATGAGTATAGAGCGTAGAAAAATGATGAGTTTTTTTGGAGCAAAACTAGAACTTACACAAGCTAGTAAGGGTATGCAAGGAGCTTTAGATAGAGCTAATGAGCTTTTGAGTGAAATTCCAAATTCTTTTATGGTAAGTCAGTTTGAAAATATTAATAACAAAAATGCACATAAAAAAAATACCGCTTTAGAACTTATAAAAGATTTACCTGATCTTGACATTTTTATAGCAGGTTTTGGTACAGGTGGGACTATTAGTGGGGTGGGAGAAATTTTAAAAGAACACAATCCTAATGTTAAAATTATTGCTATAGAACCAGCTACATCTGCACTTTTGAGCCAAAATTTTACTTCAAGTCATAAAATTCAAGGCATAGGTGCTAATTTTATTCCTAAAATTTTAAATCAAGAAATTATAGATGAAATAGCTTGTGTAAGTAATGAAGATGCTATAAACACAGCTTTAGAGCTTGGTAGAAATGGTATCATGGTAGGAATTTCAAGTGGTGCAAATGTATATATAGCAAAAAAAATTGCTCTAGAAAATCCAAATAAAAAAGTTTTAACTATGCTAAATGATACAGCAGAAAGATATTTATCTACAGATTTATTTATAAATTTATAA
- a CDS encoding replicative DNA helicase produces the protein MIQNNEHFDLDLERAILSSCIYSVDSFFSVSSDIEINDFSLKAHQDIYKAILACVNAGEPISASFIRKHKKVDEQVLAEVLATTSIADVSKYAYELREKSIRRQLLNFAYTIPTRVNEDKSISQISDEIGKEIFNLTNRVNSNSIKDMTMVMSELMDEFKKLKESENKDILGLDTGFSELNKMTKGFKPGDLVIIAARPGMGKTTICLNFIEKTLKQNKGVVMFSLEMPATQIMQRLISAKTSIPLQKILIADLNDDEWSRVGDACNEYAKKNLYIYDSGYASIADIRAILRKIKAQDESIELCVVDYIGLMMSNSAFNDRHLQVSEISRGLKLLARELNMPVIALSQLNRSLESRANKRPMLSDLRESGAIEQDADTILFVYRDEVYREQEEKERENKAKNEGKTYERKFMPNPVQEKAELIIGKNRNGPVGHINLLFLKEKSCFIEAPKEDFVVTNFEG, from the coding sequence ATGATTCAAAATAATGAGCATTTTGATTTAGATCTTGAAAGGGCGATTTTAAGTTCTTGTATATATAGCGTGGATTCATTTTTTAGTGTGTCTTCAGATATTGAAATTAATGATTTTTCACTTAAAGCTCATCAAGATATTTATAAAGCAATTTTAGCTTGTGTAAATGCAGGTGAGCCTATAAGTGCAAGTTTTATAAGAAAGCATAAAAAAGTAGATGAGCAAGTTTTAGCCGAAGTTTTAGCTACTACTTCTATTGCAGATGTTAGTAAATATGCGTATGAATTAAGAGAAAAATCCATAAGACGCCAGCTTTTAAATTTTGCTTATACTATACCTACAAGAGTAAATGAAGATAAGAGTATTTCGCAAATTTCAGATGAGATAGGAAAAGAAATCTTTAATCTTACAAATCGTGTTAATAGTAATAGTATTAAAGATATGACTATGGTTATGTCTGAGCTTATGGATGAGTTTAAAAAATTAAAAGAATCTGAAAATAAAGATATTTTAGGGCTTGATACAGGTTTTAGTGAGCTTAATAAAATGACAAAAGGTTTCAAACCAGGTGATCTTGTAATTATTGCAGCACGCCCTGGCATGGGTAAAACTACAATTTGTCTTAATTTTATAGAAAAAACGCTAAAACAAAATAAAGGTGTTGTAATGTTTTCATTAGAAATGCCTGCAACTCAAATTATGCAAAGATTAATCAGTGCAAAGACTTCCATTCCTTTGCAAAAAATTCTTATAGCTGATTTAAACGATGATGAATGGAGCAGAGTAGGAGATGCTTGTAATGAGTATGCGAAAAAAAATCTCTATATTTACGATAGTGGTTATGCAAGTATAGCTGATATTCGTGCAATTTTGCGAAAAATCAAAGCACAAGATGAAAGTATAGAGCTTTGTGTGGTAGATTATATAGGTCTTATGATGAGTAATTCAGCTTTTAATGATAGACATTTACAAGTAAGTGAAATTTCAAGAGGTTTAAAGCTTTTGGCAAGGGAATTAAATATGCCAGTTATAGCACTTTCACAACTTAATCGTTCATTAGAAAGTAGAGCAAATAAGCGTCCTATGCTTAGCGATTTAAGAGAAAGTGGTGCTATAGAACAAGATGCAGATACCATTTTATTTGTATATAGAGACGAAGTTTATAGAGAACAAGAAGAAAAAGAACGAGAAAATAAAGCAAAAAATGAAGGAAAAACTTATGAGAGAAAATTTATGCCAAATCCCGTACAAGAAAAGGCTGAACTCATTATAGGTAAAAACAGAAATGGTCCTGTAGGACATATAAATTTGCTTTTCTTAAAAGAAAAATCGTGCTTTATTGAAGCTCCAAAAGAAGATTTTGTGGTTACTAACTTTGAAGGTTAA
- a CDS encoding alpha-2,3-sialyltransferase produces the protein MKEAVVVAGNGPSIEEIDYSLLPLDYDVFRCNHFYLEEKYYLGRKIKASFFIIREFFEQYYMMQKLIQNGDYECENIVCKMYNFQDRKEKIFRENFKYFFPLATNGYDVYFSKLTELSAIIDFDVCYNFARAEMLTGTYAICCAVACGYKKIYIAGMDFYEQGNSHFYSTYKYDLKSSNIHHKNKDIEIIRFLQKKYNVKIYSICPRSPINEFISLAKDINNNTYNPMAKPQEAIKTKLFPSEKAIKRYKKMYLLSNSFVKFVYDVLKTPSVIKKYFSKKYSR, from the coding sequence ATGAAAGAAGCTGTTGTCGTAGCTGGTAATGGTCCTAGTATTGAAGAAATTGATTATTCTTTATTACCATTAGATTATGATGTATTTAGATGTAATCATTTTTATTTGGAAGAAAAGTATTATTTAGGAAGAAAAATAAAAGCTAGTTTTTTTATCATTAGAGAATTTTTTGAACAATATTATATGATGCAAAAACTTATACAAAATGGTGATTATGAATGTGAAAATATAGTGTGTAAGATGTATAATTTTCAAGATAGGAAAGAAAAAATATTTAGAGAAAATTTTAAATATTTTTTCCCTTTGGCTACTAATGGATATGATGTTTATTTTTCAAAATTAACAGAGCTTAGTGCCATTATAGATTTTGATGTTTGTTACAATTTTGCTCGGGCAGAAATGCTTACTGGGACTTATGCGATTTGTTGTGCTGTAGCATGTGGATATAAGAAAATTTATATAGCAGGAATGGATTTTTACGAACAAGGAAATTCACATTTTTATAGCACATATAAGTATGATTTAAAAAGTAGCAATATTCATCATAAAAATAAAGATATTGAAATCATAAGATTCTTGCAAAAAAAGTATAATGTTAAAATTTACTCTATATGCCCAAGAAGTCCTATTAATGAGTTTATTTCTTTGGCAAAAGATATAAATAATAATACATATAATCCCATGGCTAAACCGCAAGAAGCTATTAAAACTAAATTATTTCCAAGTGAAAAAGCTATAAAAAGGTATAAAAAAATGTATTTATTATCTAATAGCTTTGTAAAATTTGTATATGATGTTTTAAAAACACCAAGTGTTATAAAAAAATATTTTTCCAAAAAATATTCAAGATAA